A genomic window from Streptomyces sp. NBC_01429 includes:
- a CDS encoding carbohydrate ABC transporter permease, producing the protein MVIFLAGPKQLPKDVYEAAGVDGAGPFTRFRRIALPLTPIVFFNVILQTVGSVQTLTPAHVVSNGSGGPIGSTMLCSALMDERQPDPELTLTETTLTAPTQAPWPGPAPESAPESAGADGSAPGGR; encoded by the coding sequence ATGGTGATCTTCCTCGCCGGTCCCAAACAGCTGCCCAAGGACGTGTACGAGGCCGCGGGAGTCGACGGTGCCGGGCCGTTCACCCGGTTCCGCCGGATCGCCCTGCCGCTGACGCCGATCGTCTTCTTCAACGTCATCCTTCAGACCGTCGGTTCGGTCCAGACGCTCACCCCCGCCCATGTCGTCAGCAACGGCAGCGGCGGCCCGATCGGGTCGACCATGCTCTGCTCGGCGCTGATGGACGAGCGGCAGCCGGATCCGGAGCTGACACTCACGGAGACGACGCTTACGGCGCCGACGCAGGCGCCGTGGCCGGGGCCGGCGCCGGAGTCGGCCCCGGAGTCGGCCGGAGCCGATGGATCCGCTCCAGGCGGCCGTTGA